A section of the Halopiger aswanensis genome encodes:
- a CDS encoding DUF3225 domain-containing protein — protein sequence MSTGAADVVRDYYDALRQGEPLEPYFRESDATVKFGISEALFGSDAVAEALRSQTETTDEWSVESSNLVVDQREAFATFADEVTMAWRETESGARHRFDSRWSGSLVPADDASAAGDSAGERATETDPDPDWLFTSMHVSAPQDL from the coding sequence ATGTCTACCGGCGCCGCCGACGTCGTCCGCGACTACTACGACGCGCTCCGGCAGGGCGAGCCCCTCGAGCCGTACTTCCGCGAATCCGATGCGACGGTCAAGTTCGGGATCAGCGAGGCGCTGTTCGGCTCCGACGCGGTCGCCGAGGCGCTGCGATCGCAGACCGAGACGACCGACGAGTGGTCGGTCGAGAGTTCGAATCTCGTCGTCGACCAGCGCGAGGCGTTCGCCACGTTCGCGGACGAAGTGACGATGGCCTGGAGGGAGACGGAGAGCGGCGCCCGACACCGGTTCGACTCGCGCTGGAGCGGATCGCTGGTGCCGGCCGACGACGCGTCGGCCGCCGGAGACAGCGCTGGCGAGAGGGCGACCGAAACCGACCCAGACCCCGACTGGCTGTTTACATCGATGCACGTCAGCGCACCGCAGGACCTGTGA
- a CDS encoding ABC transporter substrate-binding protein, whose translation MARDERTPRTPTRRDYVKYGGTVVGAGLFAGCTSNEGDESNATTSESPESSQSPSSDGTIADESYTVSMSPMGEVEFDEVPETIFTRLTHLAGMAFALGRGNDVNALHAPDYYNDLWNQFTPRLPGVSIDWSGRYSSWNPDPEKLYELDSDVHLADPASVLALDGWNQSDVDEIRENISPWFGNHYSNRHLSPPDEYAGEYEYYTLWEQFEKVAQVFRAEERYEALASIHDDILATIEADLPPESERPTVVMGGFSTPTEPYVYNVDTPGYLTAHIRPLEPVDAFGDDVSSGAQIDMETLIEADPDVIISFGGMHPDTDMASIRTELENDPVGQKLTAVQNDRIYAQGARYQGPILNLFQLEMTAKQLYPDTFGEWPAYVDGAYPELPAAEQFFDRQRVADIIRGEF comes from the coding sequence ATGGCTCGAGACGAGAGAACGCCGCGGACGCCGACCCGACGAGACTACGTGAAGTACGGGGGCACCGTCGTCGGTGCTGGGCTCTTCGCCGGCTGTACGAGTAACGAAGGGGACGAGTCGAACGCGACGACCTCGGAGTCGCCGGAGTCGTCGCAGTCGCCCTCGAGCGACGGCACGATCGCAGACGAGTCGTACACGGTATCGATGTCGCCGATGGGCGAGGTCGAGTTCGACGAGGTCCCCGAGACGATCTTCACCCGCCTGACCCACCTTGCGGGGATGGCGTTCGCGCTCGGACGCGGCAACGACGTGAACGCGCTGCACGCGCCGGACTACTACAACGACCTCTGGAACCAGTTTACCCCGCGACTCCCGGGCGTCTCGATCGATTGGAGCGGGCGCTACTCCTCGTGGAATCCCGACCCGGAGAAACTCTACGAACTCGACAGCGACGTCCACCTCGCCGATCCGGCGAGCGTCCTCGCACTCGACGGGTGGAACCAGTCCGACGTCGACGAGATCCGCGAGAACATCTCCCCCTGGTTCGGCAACCACTACAGCAACAGGCATCTCTCGCCGCCCGACGAGTACGCCGGTGAATACGAGTACTACACCCTCTGGGAGCAGTTCGAGAAGGTCGCACAGGTGTTTCGGGCAGAAGAGCGATACGAGGCGCTGGCGTCGATCCACGACGACATCCTCGCGACCATCGAGGCGGACCTGCCGCCCGAATCCGAGCGGCCGACCGTCGTTATGGGCGGCTTCTCTACACCGACGGAACCCTACGTCTACAACGTGGATACCCCGGGATACCTCACCGCCCACATCCGCCCGCTCGAGCCGGTCGACGCGTTCGGGGACGACGTGTCCTCGGGAGCGCAGATCGACATGGAGACGCTGATCGAAGCCGATCCGGACGTGATCATCTCCTTCGGCGGGATGCACCCCGACACCGATATGGCGAGCATCCGAACGGAACTCGAGAACGATCCGGTCGGACAGAAACTCACGGCGGTACAGAACGACCGCATCTACGCGCAGGGCGCACGGTATCAGGGCCCCATTCTCAACCTCTTCCAGTTGGAGATGACCGCCAAGCAACTCTACCCCGATACCTTCGGCGAGTGGCCGGCGTACGTCGACGGCGCGTATCCCGAACTTCCGGCGGCGGAACAGTTCTTCGACCGGCAGCGCGTCGCCGACATCATTCGGGGCGAGTTCTAA
- a CDS encoding SPW repeat protein, producing the protein MSDSNDDRRTGSEPDANGIDGPKNRPEEASADIDSGTGVGDNPNDRDPRDESTRVVTEERRRNTPIISAIVAVLGAWIALSVLVYEVGEAATWNNVLVGIAVVAAAGYNYYRLHNDIPLSAGVASLVAVLGIWLIISAALLEMAGGLFWSTLATGLLIAGLAGYNAYEAREARTVATEPETGA; encoded by the coding sequence ATGAGCGACTCGAACGACGACCGGCGGACGGGATCGGAACCGGACGCGAACGGGATCGACGGCCCGAAAAACCGGCCGGAGGAGGCGTCAGCCGATATCGACTCCGGGACCGGCGTCGGCGACAATCCCAACGACCGCGATCCCCGCGACGAGTCCACGCGAGTCGTCACCGAGGAGCGCCGTCGTAACACGCCCATCATCAGCGCCATCGTCGCCGTCCTCGGCGCGTGGATCGCGCTGTCGGTTCTGGTCTACGAGGTCGGCGAGGCCGCCACGTGGAACAACGTTCTGGTCGGCATCGCCGTCGTCGCCGCGGCCGGCTACAACTACTACCGGCTCCACAACGACATCCCGCTCAGCGCCGGGGTCGCGTCGCTGGTGGCGGTGCTCGGCATCTGGCTGATCATCTCCGCGGCGCTGCTCGAGATGGCCGGCGGCCTGTTCTGGAGCACGCTCGCCACGGGGCTGCTCATCGCCGGGCTCGCGGGGTACAACGCCTACGAAGCCCGCGAGGCGAGAACGGTCGCGACGGAGCCGGAGACGGGAGCTTAA
- a CDS encoding AAA domain-containing protein: MHVRGTVAGEVEVRSVSTSYGETDLAEVPLQLTAIEAAAAPDGGPESEPLAAAVEGDSVADSGPNLEPDPEPTTVTLWNKWTESAELLEPGMELLVTNAEQDEYQGETQYKTTGDSYVVVEPSFLVNVTAIRNWVECPRLYYLNKLSGVPLNYPVVKGTIVHEVFGDLLRGRDLEESIDARVDEHGLELGLLGESPDSVAEDVRENAGAIEGWLEQGRLTEEDSWRSEQLLISETFGIRGRADAIRRGAPVELKTGKNLKKEPRFKDKVQAACYALLLEEHGGDVDTGTLLYTKNSALDRNEETGDLTPAKDFSMGDGLLKFVVRLRNEIAAMETSGDIPTGYEGSAKCEYCFEQDTCMVVSGRLDQESKAGQIGQALPDEELEYFERFYRAIEEERREVHREYAKLWEQDAQERADDDRALIDLEFVEKRPLEGGRWELRARREGGATSKLREGDLVLASDGHPVRGQSELARIERLDDEIVLTADEPVEVTRLDVYPSELTTDRLLAALHDALLKGDERRKDILFGRADPEFEEIEETFIDNNARQNEAVTKAVGAKDCALIHGPPGTGKTYTIARAIRAMVERGERVLLSAFTNRAVDNALEALLEQLEGVIDEERIVRVGSESGVRDDMEPYRLERAGDPEDRLAELQNAQVVAATTATCGSRIMKEQSFDAALVDEAAQLTEPGTCAAINLAERFVLVGDHEQLPPVVRAENDLSESLFERLVDLHPEAGVMLDRQYRMNQRIQAFASREFYDGKLRPAEPEVAARTLDDLEGVARADLPEHLQDPVSFVDVEGDGSRYTDSEEAARIAELIEAYEAAGLERSEIGVIAPFRAQVSEISAHVPDDVAVDTVDRFQGSSQEVIVVSFTATGSLEGPIFEDYRRINVALTRPKRALVLVGDSNALATDPVYGRMLEWARR; the protein is encoded by the coding sequence GTGCACGTACGCGGAACCGTCGCGGGCGAGGTCGAGGTGCGGTCGGTGTCGACGAGCTACGGCGAGACCGATCTGGCGGAAGTGCCGCTGCAGCTGACGGCGATCGAGGCGGCGGCCGCGCCGGACGGCGGCCCCGAGAGCGAGCCGCTCGCGGCCGCCGTCGAGGGTGACTCCGTCGCCGACTCCGGCCCAAACCTCGAGCCCGACCCCGAGCCGACGACGGTAACGCTCTGGAACAAGTGGACCGAATCGGCCGAACTCCTCGAGCCCGGGATGGAACTGCTCGTCACGAACGCCGAGCAAGATGAGTACCAGGGCGAGACGCAGTACAAGACGACCGGCGACTCCTACGTCGTCGTCGAGCCCTCGTTTCTGGTGAACGTAACCGCGATCCGCAACTGGGTGGAGTGTCCCCGCCTCTACTACCTGAACAAGCTCTCCGGCGTTCCGCTGAACTACCCCGTCGTCAAAGGGACCATCGTCCACGAGGTCTTCGGCGACCTCCTGCGCGGCCGGGATCTCGAGGAATCCATCGACGCCCGCGTCGACGAGCACGGCCTCGAACTCGGGCTGCTGGGGGAATCCCCCGACTCGGTCGCCGAGGACGTCCGCGAGAACGCCGGCGCGATCGAGGGCTGGCTCGAGCAGGGCCGGCTGACCGAAGAAGACAGTTGGCGCTCCGAACAACTGCTCATCAGCGAGACCTTCGGCATCCGCGGCCGCGCCGACGCGATCCGCCGGGGGGCGCCGGTCGAACTCAAGACGGGGAAGAACTTAAAGAAGGAACCGCGGTTCAAGGACAAGGTGCAGGCCGCCTGCTACGCCCTGCTGCTCGAGGAACACGGCGGCGACGTCGACACCGGGACCCTCCTGTACACGAAGAACTCGGCGCTGGACCGCAACGAGGAGACCGGCGACCTCACCCCCGCCAAGGACTTCTCGATGGGCGACGGCCTGCTGAAGTTCGTCGTCCGGCTCCGGAACGAGATCGCGGCGATGGAGACGAGCGGCGATATCCCGACCGGCTACGAGGGGTCGGCCAAGTGCGAGTACTGCTTCGAGCAGGACACCTGTATGGTCGTCTCCGGTCGCCTCGATCAGGAGTCCAAGGCCGGTCAGATCGGCCAGGCCCTGCCCGACGAGGAACTCGAGTACTTCGAGCGGTTCTATCGGGCGATCGAGGAGGAACGCCGCGAGGTCCACCGCGAGTACGCCAAGCTCTGGGAGCAGGACGCCCAGGAGCGAGCCGACGACGACCGCGCGCTGATCGACCTCGAGTTCGTCGAGAAGCGACCGCTCGAGGGCGGGCGCTGGGAACTCCGTGCGCGCCGCGAGGGCGGTGCGACATCGAAGCTCCGGGAGGGCGACCTCGTCCTCGCGAGTGACGGCCACCCGGTCCGTGGGCAGTCCGAACTCGCCCGCATCGAGCGATTGGACGACGAAATCGTCCTCACTGCCGACGAACCCGTCGAGGTCACGAGACTGGACGTCTACCCCTCCGAACTCACCACGGACCGACTGCTCGCCGCCCTGCACGACGCGCTCCTGAAGGGCGACGAGCGACGGAAAGATATCCTGTTCGGCCGCGCCGATCCCGAGTTCGAGGAGATCGAGGAGACCTTCATCGACAACAACGCGCGCCAGAACGAGGCCGTGACGAAGGCCGTCGGCGCGAAGGACTGTGCGCTGATCCACGGCCCGCCGGGCACCGGGAAAACATACACCATCGCCCGCGCCATCCGCGCGATGGTCGAGCGCGGCGAGCGCGTCCTGCTGTCGGCCTTTACGAACCGCGCGGTCGACAACGCCTTGGAGGCACTGCTCGAGCAACTCGAGGGCGTCATCGACGAAGAGCGGATCGTCCGCGTCGGCTCCGAGAGCGGCGTCCGCGACGACATGGAACCCTACCGCCTCGAGCGGGCCGGCGATCCCGAGGACCGACTCGCGGAGTTGCAGAACGCGCAGGTGGTCGCGGCGACGACGGCGACCTGCGGCTCCCGCATCATGAAGGAACAGTCGTTCGACGCGGCGCTGGTCGACGAGGCCGCCCAGTTGACCGAACCCGGTACCTGCGCGGCGATCAACCTCGCCGAGCGGTTCGTCCTCGTCGGCGACCACGAGCAGCTGCCGCCGGTCGTGCGAGCCGAAAACGACCTCTCCGAGTCGCTGTTCGAGCGGCTCGTCGACCTCCACCCCGAGGCCGGCGTCATGCTCGACCGCCAGTACCGGATGAACCAGCGCATCCAGGCGTTCGCCTCGCGGGAGTTCTACGACGGAAAACTGCGGCCCGCCGAACCCGAAGTCGCGGCCCGGACGCTGGACGACCTCGAGGGCGTTGCGCGCGCTGACCTGCCCGAACACCTGCAAGACCCCGTCTCGTTCGTCGACGTCGAGGGCGACGGCAGCCGGTACACCGACAGCGAGGAGGCCGCCCGCATCGCCGAGTTGATCGAGGCCTACGAGGCGGCCGGCCTCGAGCGCTCGGAAATCGGCGTCATCGCACCGTTCCGCGCGCAAGTGTCCGAGATTTCGGCGCACGTCCCCGACGACGTCGCCGTCGACACCGTCGACCGCTTCCAGGGCTCGAGCCAGGAGGTCATCGTCGTCTCCTTCACCGCGACGGGGTCGCTCGAGGGGCCGATCTTCGAGGACTACCGGCGGATCAACGTCGCGCTCACGCGACCTAAGCGAGCGCTCGTGCTCGTCGGCGACTCGAACGCGCTGGCGACCGATCCCGTCTACGGGCGGATGCTCGAGTGGGCGCGGCGCTGA
- a CDS encoding phosphatase PAP2 family protein: MRLEAQSAAIRELFPADYADLALAVTELGGSTGAMIVLALLFWLSSRHRRNTALIVSYAFAGLALLVALKSLIGLPRPPDAVLLPGAAGEADGYGFPSGHAFAAVVVYGGLLSAFDRRRDPRAVLAVGAVVVAVSLSRVVLGVHYLGDVIAGAAIGLAFLPAMNRLTRGDPTRGFAIAVVLSLSALAVAGATEDALLGFGGSVGGVLATLGIDDYGVPALRSRLEAATLVGLGAGGTVGVRALEAAVAVAPLLAGLYAVLVAWILLAPSAVARCSTAVFDSLAQRRGAS, encoded by the coding sequence ATGCGACTCGAGGCACAAAGCGCTGCGATTCGAGAGCTGTTTCCCGCCGACTACGCCGACCTCGCGCTTGCCGTCACCGAACTCGGTGGGTCGACGGGGGCGATGATCGTCCTCGCGCTGCTGTTCTGGCTCTCGAGTCGGCACCGTCGGAACACCGCGCTGATCGTCAGCTACGCCTTCGCCGGCCTCGCCCTCCTCGTGGCGCTCAAGTCGCTCATCGGACTGCCCCGCCCGCCGGACGCGGTCCTGCTGCCCGGCGCCGCGGGGGAGGCCGACGGCTACGGCTTTCCGAGCGGCCACGCGTTCGCCGCCGTCGTGGTCTACGGGGGCCTCCTCTCGGCGTTCGACCGAAGGCGCGATCCGCGGGCCGTCCTGGCGGTCGGCGCCGTCGTCGTCGCCGTCTCGCTCTCGCGGGTCGTCCTCGGCGTCCACTACCTCGGCGACGTGATCGCCGGCGCGGCGATCGGGCTCGCCTTCCTACCCGCGATGAACCGCCTCACCCGCGGCGACCCGACGCGCGGGTTCGCGATCGCAGTCGTCCTCTCGCTGTCGGCCCTCGCCGTCGCCGGCGCGACCGAGGACGCCTTGCTCGGGTTCGGCGGCTCGGTCGGCGGCGTCCTCGCCACCCTCGGCATCGACGACTACGGGGTGCCGGCGCTGCGATCGCGCCTCGAGGCCGCCACCCTCGTCGGGCTCGGGGCCGGCGGCACCGTCGGCGTTCGGGCGCTCGAGGCCGCCGTGGCGGTCGCACCGCTGCTCGCGGGCCTGTACGCGGTGCTCGTCGCTTGGATCCTGCTCGCGCCGAGCGCGGTCGCCCGCTGCTCGACCGCCGTGTTCGACTCGCTCGCGCAGCGACGGGGCGCGTCCTGA
- a CDS encoding AIR synthase family protein — MPGKVPPDELLAHVFDRTGGPDADETILQGPAYGEDAAAIDWPGGDLVVSSDPISLAASQVGTLGVHVACNDVAASGADPRWLTVVVMLPDEQTALEAITEDLHAAASEVGASIVGGHSEYVDQLERPLLSLTAMGATESFVPTGGAEPGDRIILTKAAGIEGTAILAADFADEFDVDDETRMRAEAFLEEISVVPDARVVREYATAMHDPTEGGVAAGLLELARASDVRLEVDRDPVPIREETARLCDAAGVDPLRIFGSGALLATVPRDAVGDCLAALANEGLEAAEIGVVTAGGSGLLVDGESVTEPVEDDLYPLWEAADADEGE; from the coding sequence ATGCCCGGGAAGGTACCACCCGACGAGTTACTCGCGCACGTGTTCGATCGGACGGGCGGGCCCGACGCCGACGAGACGATCCTGCAGGGGCCAGCCTACGGCGAGGACGCCGCCGCGATCGACTGGCCGGGCGGCGACCTGGTCGTCAGTTCCGACCCGATCTCGTTGGCCGCCTCGCAGGTCGGCACCCTCGGCGTCCACGTCGCCTGCAACGACGTCGCCGCCTCCGGCGCCGATCCGCGCTGGCTGACCGTCGTCGTCATGCTCCCCGACGAACAGACCGCTCTCGAGGCGATCACCGAGGACCTGCACGCCGCCGCCAGCGAGGTCGGCGCGTCGATCGTCGGCGGCCACTCCGAGTACGTCGACCAACTCGAGCGGCCGCTGCTCTCGCTGACGGCGATGGGCGCGACGGAGTCGTTCGTCCCGACCGGCGGTGCCGAACCCGGCGACCGAATCATCCTAACGAAGGCCGCGGGGATCGAGGGCACGGCCATCCTCGCGGCCGACTTCGCCGACGAGTTCGACGTCGACGACGAAACTCGGATGCGGGCCGAAGCCTTCCTCGAGGAGATCAGCGTCGTCCCCGACGCCCGCGTCGTCCGCGAGTACGCGACCGCGATGCACGACCCCACCGAGGGCGGCGTCGCGGCCGGTCTGCTCGAGCTCGCGCGCGCTTCGGACGTGCGACTCGAGGTCGACCGCGACCCCGTCCCGATCCGCGAGGAGACCGCGCGGCTCTGTGACGCCGCCGGCGTCGACCCGCTGCGGATCTTCGGCTCCGGCGCGCTGCTCGCGACCGTGCCGCGCGACGCGGTCGGCGACTGCCTCGCGGCGCTGGCGAACGAGGGACTCGAGGCAGCCGAAATCGGCGTCGTGACGGCGGGCGGCTCGGGGCTGCTCGTCGACGGCGAGTCGGTCACGGAACCTGTCGAGGACGATCTGTATCCGCTGTGGGAAGCGGCGGACGCGGACGAGGGCGAGTGA
- a CDS encoding ATP-dependent helicase has product MAETETDRLELPVDDGALPFDPDATTIEDGDVFASLEPAVQQWWLEEFGEFVPENEGFFTPPQRGAIPKIHEGTNTLICAPTGSGKTLASFTSIINYLYTEDRANDDGLENSVYCLYVSPLKSLANDIHRNLEVPLEGIESVVADRDNGEEMGEIRHAIRHGDTDSSERQKMLEETPHILNTTPETLAILLNSPKFREKLRTVEYVIVDEIHSLAAGKRGTHLSVSLERLEAMVDHDITRIGCSATIEPLSQVAEFLVGQNEPGGEPRDYDIVDARFAREFDIELECPTDDLINTPREVVQDRFYRSLHEHIQEHTNTLVFTNTRSGAERVLHNLRERFDAYDEDNSGCHHGSLSKEVRHDIEGRLKDGSLDVVTSSTSLELGIDMPHVDLVVQVGSPKSVAALLQRIGRAGHRVGQTVTGRVIALDRDELLECAVMLKKAEEGFVDSVSIPENAQDVAAQHVYGMAIAEVRPESEVTEILRRAYPYRNYSEEEWESLARYLTAEYAGLEDKNVYAKIWRDENDPPDGEHHYEDFEVGRELIGKRGRLARVIYMTNIGTIPDSFTCDVYTRASDEWVGQLDENYLDTLEKGDVFVLGGDHFEYRYRRGSKVYVDRTSARPTVPSWYSERLPLSYDLGCEILEFQGDLLEHYAEGGPPRVRAWLRECPLDDDSVRAIARLFEYQLRYAGAESVSTPGRLAIEVERDRDEYERHYYVHSAYGRKFNDGLSRLLAYRCAQEATANVRVAVADNGFVLSMPLNRKVDLEGIFEDLEPEQVREDLRAALSGTDLLQRYFRINATRSLMILKRYKGYEKSASEQQVSSEMLLGFAEDLENFAVIEETYREILEDKLNVEEIEAVVEAISAGEIAVERHLVDSPTPRAFGLATLSASDVVLAEDESAALQAFHEHVLEEIGEGSLQGLASETSE; this is encoded by the coding sequence ATGGCCGAGACCGAGACCGATCGTCTCGAGTTGCCCGTCGACGACGGCGCTCTCCCCTTCGATCCGGACGCAACGACGATCGAGGACGGGGACGTCTTCGCGTCGCTCGAGCCCGCGGTTCAACAGTGGTGGCTCGAGGAGTTCGGGGAGTTCGTCCCCGAGAACGAGGGCTTCTTCACGCCGCCCCAGCGGGGCGCGATTCCAAAGATCCACGAGGGGACGAACACGCTGATCTGTGCGCCGACCGGGTCGGGCAAGACGCTCGCGTCGTTTACGTCCATCATCAACTACCTGTACACGGAGGATCGCGCGAACGACGACGGCCTCGAGAACTCGGTCTACTGCCTCTACGTCTCGCCGCTGAAGTCGCTGGCCAACGACATCCACCGGAACCTCGAGGTCCCCCTCGAGGGGATCGAATCGGTCGTCGCGGATCGCGATAACGGCGAAGAGATGGGCGAAATCCGCCACGCCATCCGGCACGGCGACACCGACTCGAGCGAGCGCCAGAAGATGCTCGAGGAGACGCCCCACATCCTCAACACGACGCCGGAGACGCTCGCGATCCTCCTCAATTCCCCCAAGTTCCGCGAGAAGCTTCGTACCGTGGAGTACGTCATCGTCGACGAGATCCACTCGCTGGCCGCGGGTAAGCGCGGGACCCACCTGTCGGTGAGCTTAGAGCGCCTCGAGGCGATGGTCGACCACGACATCACCAGAATCGGCTGTTCGGCGACGATCGAACCGCTCTCGCAGGTCGCCGAGTTCCTCGTGGGCCAAAACGAGCCGGGGGGAGAGCCCCGCGACTACGACATCGTCGACGCCCGCTTCGCCCGCGAGTTCGACATCGAACTCGAGTGTCCGACCGACGACCTGATCAACACGCCCCGCGAGGTCGTCCAGGACCGGTTCTACCGGTCGCTCCACGAGCACATCCAGGAGCACACGAACACGCTCGTGTTCACCAACACCAGATCGGGCGCCGAACGGGTGCTGCACAACCTCCGCGAGCGATTCGACGCCTACGACGAGGACAATTCGGGCTGTCACCACGGCAGCCTCTCGAAAGAGGTCCGCCACGACATCGAGGGGCGGCTGAAAGACGGCAGTCTCGACGTCGTTACCTCCTCGACCAGCCTCGAACTGGGCATCGACATGCCCCACGTCGACCTCGTGGTGCAGGTCGGCTCGCCCAAATCGGTGGCCGCCCTGCTCCAGCGGATCGGCCGCGCCGGCCACCGCGTCGGCCAGACCGTCACCGGCCGCGTTATCGCCCTGGATCGAGACGAACTGCTCGAGTGCGCCGTGATGCTCAAGAAGGCCGAGGAGGGGTTCGTCGACTCCGTTTCGATACCCGAAAACGCCCAGGACGTGGCGGCCCAGCACGTCTACGGGATGGCGATCGCAGAGGTTCGTCCCGAGTCGGAGGTGACGGAGATTCTGCGTCGCGCCTATCCCTATCGGAACTACAGCGAGGAAGAATGGGAATCCCTCGCCCGCTACCTCACCGCTGAGTACGCCGGCCTCGAGGACAAGAACGTCTACGCGAAAATCTGGCGCGACGAGAACGACCCGCCCGACGGCGAGCACCACTACGAGGACTTCGAGGTCGGCCGGGAGCTGATCGGCAAGCGGGGCCGCCTCGCGCGGGTCATCTACATGACGAACATCGGCACTATCCCCGATTCGTTCACCTGCGACGTCTACACCCGCGCGAGCGACGAGTGGGTCGGCCAACTCGACGAGAACTACCTCGACACCTTGGAGAAGGGCGACGTCTTCGTCCTCGGCGGCGACCACTTCGAGTACCGCTACCGGCGGGGCTCGAAGGTCTACGTCGACCGCACGAGCGCCCGGCCGACGGTGCCGTCGTGGTACTCGGAGCGCCTGCCGCTGTCCTACGATCTCGGCTGCGAGATTCTCGAGTTCCAGGGCGACCTCCTCGAGCACTACGCGGAAGGTGGCCCGCCGCGGGTCCGCGCGTGGCTGCGCGAGTGCCCGCTGGACGACGACAGCGTCCGGGCGATCGCGCGGCTGTTCGAGTATCAACTGCGCTACGCGGGCGCAGAGAGCGTCAGCACGCCCGGTCGTCTCGCGATCGAGGTCGAACGCGACCGCGACGAGTACGAACGGCACTACTACGTCCACTCCGCCTACGGCCGGAAGTTCAACGACGGCCTCTCGCGGTTGCTCGCCTACCGCTGCGCGCAGGAGGCGACGGCCAACGTCCGCGTCGCCGTCGCGGACAACGGGTTCGTCCTCTCGATGCCGCTGAACCGGAAGGTCGACCTCGAGGGGATCTTCGAGGACTTAGAACCCGAGCAGGTGCGCGAGGACCTGCGCGCAGCGCTGTCCGGCACGGACCTGCTCCAGCGGTACTTCCGGATCAACGCGACGCGCTCGCTGATGATCCTCAAACGCTACAAGGGCTACGAGAAGTCCGCGAGCGAGCAGCAGGTTTCCAGCGAGATGCTGCTCGGCTTCGCCGAGGACCTCGAGAACTTCGCGGTGATCGAGGAAACCTACCGCGAGATCTTAGAGGACAAACTCAACGTCGAAGAAATCGAGGCCGTCGTCGAGGCGATTTCAGCGGGCGAGATCGCGGTCGAACGCCACCTCGTGGACTCGCCGACGCCGCGGGCCTTCGGCCTCGCGACGCTGTCGGCCAGCGACGTCGTGCTCGCCGAGGACGAGAGCGCCGCCCTGCAGGCGTTCCACGAGCACGTCCTCGAGGAGATCGGCGAGGGGTCGCTGCAGGGACTGGCGTCGGAAACGTCGGAGTAG
- a CDS encoding CPBP family intramembrane glutamic endopeptidase: MGRPTTDRRSPPPGLGAIPPVTGVTLVLALIALPALAFAAAALELSQPVSLALQWLVAIAVVAVTVGVEGRSLSSIGFRRPAWIDLGYLLAAAAGALLIFLVTGPLVAALGLPVESGAGGIAELPSLPVALAAAVTAGVVEELLYRGYAIERLLEYSGSPLVAGGLTWLVFTLAHAVAWPIGNLLQVAAVTAIFVVVYLRRRTLVPVVGAHVLVWVLPVLGAFFA; this comes from the coding sequence ATGGGACGACCGACGACCGACCGGCGTTCGCCGCCGCCGGGACTCGGGGCGATCCCGCCGGTCACCGGCGTCACGCTCGTGCTCGCGCTGATCGCGCTCCCCGCGCTCGCGTTCGCGGCGGCGGCCCTCGAGCTATCGCAACCGGTCTCGCTCGCGCTCCAGTGGCTCGTCGCGATCGCGGTCGTCGCGGTCACGGTCGGCGTCGAGGGGCGCTCGCTGTCGTCGATCGGTTTCCGACGGCCGGCGTGGATCGACCTCGGCTATCTGCTCGCGGCGGCCGCGGGCGCGCTGCTGATCTTTCTCGTCACCGGACCGCTCGTGGCGGCGCTCGGACTGCCGGTCGAGTCCGGAGCGGGCGGCATCGCGGAGCTACCGAGTCTCCCCGTCGCGCTCGCGGCGGCGGTCACGGCCGGCGTCGTCGAAGAGCTCCTGTACCGGGGGTACGCGATCGAACGACTCCTCGAGTACTCGGGCAGTCCGCTCGTCGCCGGCGGCCTCACGTGGCTCGTGTTCACGCTCGCCCACGCGGTCGCCTGGCCGATCGGGAACCTGCTGCAGGTCGCCGCAGTCACCGCGATCTTCGTGGTCGTCTACCTCAGACGCCGTACGCTCGTGCCGGTCGTCGGCGCACATGTGCTGGTCTGGGTCCTCCCGGTTCTCGGCGCGTTCTTCGCGTGA